In the Acidobacteriota bacterium genome, CCTGGTCGTCGTCAACCGCATCGATCGTGACCGCGCTTCGCTCGAACGCACGCTCGAGTCGGTTCGCCAGTCGCTCGGCCGCACCATCATTCCCATCCAGTTGCCGATTGGCGAAGAGAGGGCGTTCAGCGGCGTGATCGACCTTGTGTCGATGAAGGCCTACACCTTTGCCACCGACGGCTCCGGCAAGATGACCGAAGGCGCCGTGCCGGCTGCCCTCGCTGACGCCGCTGCGAGCGCCCGCGATGCCTTGATCGAGATGGTGGCCGAAGCCGACGAGTCGCTGATGGAAGCGTTCTTCGATGCCGGCACGCTGACGCAGGAACAGTTGCTGAAGGGCCTGGCCACCGCCACGCGCGCAGCGAAGGTCTTCCCGCTGGTGTGCACCTCGGGCCTGCAGAACATGGGCGTGCAGCCGTTGCTGGACGCGGTGCTCGCATACCTGCCATCGCCGGCCGAACGGCCGTTTACGGCGCTGGCCGGCGGCGAGCCCGTCTCGCGTGCGGCCGACGAGAAGGCGCCGTACGCCGCCTTCGTGTGGAAGACGGTGGCCGACCAGTTCGCCGGCCGCATCACGATGTTCCGCGTCTACCAGGGCGTGCTGAAGGCCGATTCGAGCGTCACCAACGCCACGCAGGACAAGCCCGAGCGGCTGGGCCACCTGATCGTCATGCAGGGCAAGACCGCCACCAACGTGCCGGAACTGAAGGCCGGCGACCTGGGCGCGGTGGCCAAGCTCAAGGAGACGCGCACCAACGACACGTTGGCCGACAAGGCCGCCGGCATCACCTTCGCGCCCATGCACTTCCCCGAGCCGGTGTTGTCGTATGCCATTGAACCGAAGAGCCGCGGTGACGAAGACAAGATCAGCACCGCCATGCACCGGCTCGAAGAGGAAGACGGCACCATCCGCTACCAGCGCGATCCGCAAACGCACGAACTGCTGCTCGCCGGCCAGGGACAGTTGCATATTGAAGTGACGGTCGCGAAACTGAAGCGGCGCTTCGGCGTCGATGTCGTCCTGAAACCGCCCCGCATTCCCTATCGCGAGACCATCACCGCCCGGGTCGAAGCGCACGGCCGGCACAAGAAGCAGACCGGCGGCCACGGCCAGTTCGGCGACTGCAAGATCCGCATGGAGCCGCTGCCGCGCGGCAGCGAGTTCGAGTTCGTCAACGAGACGTTCGGCGGCTCGATCCCGAGGCAGTTCATCCCGGCCGTGGAGAAAGGGATCCAGGAATCACGGCTGCGCGGCTATCTCGCCGGCTACCCAGTGGTCGACTTCCGCGTCGTCCTCTACGACGGCTCGTACCACGACGTCGACTCGAACGAGCTGTCGTTCAAGACCGCCGGCTGGCTGGCGTTCAAGGACGCCATGTCGAAGGCGCATCCGGTGCTGCTCGAGCCGGTGATGAACGTGGAGATCTACGCGCCCGGCGATCACGCCGGCGACCTGATGGGCGACCTGAACGGCCGGCGGGGGCGCATTTCCGGTATGGAAGCCAAGGGCCTGACCACCGTGATCAAGGCGCAGGTGCCGATGTCGGAGATGCTGACCTACGAGCAGCACCTGACGTCGGTGACCGGCGGCCGGGGCTCGTACCACATGGAGTATTCGCACTACGACGAGGTGCCGGCAGTGATGCAGCAGAAGATCGTGGCCACGGCCAAGGCGGCCGGACACCACGTCGCGGAGGAGCCTTCGTAAGGGTTACGCCTTGAGCGACACGCCCAGGTCGTGAATCAGGCCATCCTGCAGGCCGTAGATCCAGCCGTGCAACTCGAGCGGCTGGTCGCGGCGCCACGCGTCCTGGACGATGGTGGTGCGGGCGATGTTGCGCACCTGCTCCATCACGTTGAGCTCGGCCAGGCGGTTGATACGCGCGTCGACGTCGGCCAGGCCCAGCAACTCGGCCTGGTGCGCATGCTGCACGTCCTGGACGTGCTGCAGCCAGTTGTCGATCAGCCCGTGCGCGGTGCCGTCGAGGGCAGCGCGAACCCCGCCGCAGCCGTAGTGGCCGCAAACGATGACGTGCCTGACTTTTAACATGTCGACCGCATACTGCAGCACCGACAGGCAATTGACGTCGGTGTGGACGACGACGTTGGCGACGTTGCGGTGCACGAACAACTCGCCAGGATCCAGGCCGACGATTTCGTTAGCCGGCACCCGGCTGTCCGAGCAGCCGATCCACAAGAATTTTGGAGCCTGCTGGCCGGCAAGCCGGGCGAAAAACCCGGGGTCTGACTTGACCCGATCGGCGGCCCAGGCGCGGTTCTTGGCAAGCAGCGTCGTCGGCATCGGCCCCCAGTTTACCGTCGTCTCGCCACCCACGTCGTCATCGACCGTTGGTCGTGGACGACGGTGGTCTTGATGGGGTCGAGCAGGTCGCCGCCCAGGCGGGCGGTCCAGTCGAGGATGGTATCTGCGTCGACGAGGTAGCGGTTGGAGCCGTCCGGCAAGCGGTAGCGGTTATTACCAAGGGGGCGCACCTGGTCGGCCACCCCGATGGTGGACGCCAGCCGTGCGAAGAACAGCCCACCCGGCTTGAGCACCCGCCACAGGGCATGAACCATGGCCGCGAAGTGGGCATCGTCCCGGGCGAAATGCAGCACGGCGCTGGCAATCACGACATCAGCCGAGGCGTCCTCGAACGAGGTGTCTTCGATGGCCTCGTGGCGGAAGTCCGCGCCAGCATCGGTCCGGTTGAAGCCGGACGCCACAGTACTTGCCAGGACCCGCACCTTCGCAATGGCCTCGGCGCTGGCGTCGTTGCCGAACACCTCGAAACCCTGGCGCAGGAGGTAGACCAGGTTGCGCCCGCCGCCGCAGCCGGCGTCGAACACCCGCATGCCCGGGGCAATGCGGCCGCGCAGCAGCTGGTCGAAGACGTAGATGTCGATGTCGCCGAATTCCGTACGTAAGGACGCCGGGTTGAATTTCGCGGTATTGGTCACGAAATTCAACCCGGCGTCTTGGTCGGACTCGGTTAGGCGCCGCCGGCCTTGCGGGGCGTCGAGGTCTGCTTCTTGCCACGAGCCGGCTTGCTCGCCTTCGTCTTGGGCCCGCCGTCGCCCTTGTTCTTCTGGCCGCCGCCGATGCTCTTGGCCGCGGCCTTGAGGCGCTCGCCCACGCTCTTCTGCGACTTCGGCTGTTCACCGGCCGCCGCGGCCTCTTCGGCCGCCTTCTTCTCGGCTTCGGCCTTCTTGGGGTCGAACTCGCTGCCGAGCAGTTCGATCTGCGCGATCTCCGCTGCGTCGCCGCGGCGGTGACCGAGCTTGAGGATGCGGGTGTAGCCACCCGGGCGATCCATGAACCGGGGCGCCAGCACGTCGAACAGCTTGGTGACCACGGTTTCGTTGAGGACGTCACGCATCACCAGGCGGCGCGCCGACAGCGACACACCCTTGGGGTCGTTCGCCTTGACGCCGCGCTTGGCAATCGTGATCAGCCGTTCCACGTAGGGGCGCAACTCCTTCGCCTTCGGAACGGTGGTTTCAATCCGCTCGTGGCGAAGCAGGGCCTCGGCCTGGTTACGGAGCAGCGCCGTGCGGTGCGCCGTGTCCCGGCCGAGCTTGCGATGTGCATTCTGGTGACGCATGACTGTTTATTCCGCCGCCGCCGAGTCGAGCTTCATGCCGAGGCTCAACCCCATCGACGTCAGGATCTCCTTGATCTCGTTGAGCGACTTGCGCCCAAAATTCTTGGTCTTCAGCATCTCGGTTTCGGTCTTGCCCACCAGCTCGCGGATGGTCCGGATGTTGGCGTTCTTGAGGCAGTTGTACGACCGCACCGACAGTTCGAGCTCTTCGACGCTCTTGTCGAGATGCTCGTTGGTGACGCCGACGCGCGGCGTTTCCGCGCCCGCTTCCGACGATTCGTCATCGGCCTCATCGAGGCTGACGAAGATGTTCAGGTGGTCGCGGATCAGCTTGGCCGACAGCGACACGGCGTCGCGCGGCGTGACCGAGCCGTTGGTCCACACTTCGATGGTGAGCTTGTCGTAGTCGGTGGTCTGGCCGATGCGCGCGCCCTCGACCAGGTAGTTCACTTTCTTGACCGGCGAGTGGACCGAGTCGATCGGGATCCAGCCAATGCCGAGATCCTCGTCGAAGTTGCGGTCGGCCGAGACG is a window encoding:
- the fusA gene encoding elongation factor G, giving the protein MKVYDAASIRNVAVVGHGGSGKTQLVSALLFDTGMINRLGLVDDGTTTTDYDEEEIARKHTLSASLAYAEWNKTKINLIDTPGFGNFFADARAALHVADAALVVVDGVAGVEVQTEKAWAVAEELALPRLVVVNRIDRDRASLERTLESVRQSLGRTIIPIQLPIGEERAFSGVIDLVSMKAYTFATDGSGKMTEGAVPAALADAAASARDALIEMVAEADESLMEAFFDAGTLTQEQLLKGLATATRAAKVFPLVCTSGLQNMGVQPLLDAVLAYLPSPAERPFTALAGGEPVSRAADEKAPYAAFVWKTVADQFAGRITMFRVYQGVLKADSSVTNATQDKPERLGHLIVMQGKTATNVPELKAGDLGAVAKLKETRTNDTLADKAAGITFAPMHFPEPVLSYAIEPKSRGDEDKISTAMHRLEEEDGTIRYQRDPQTHELLLAGQGQLHIEVTVAKLKRRFGVDVVLKPPRIPYRETITARVEAHGRHKKQTGGHGQFGDCKIRMEPLPRGSEFEFVNETFGGSIPRQFIPAVEKGIQESRLRGYLAGYPVVDFRVVLYDGSYHDVDSNELSFKTAGWLAFKDAMSKAHPVLLEPVMNVEIYAPGDHAGDLMGDLNGRRGRISGMEAKGLTTVIKAQVPMSEMLTYEQHLTSVTGGRGSYHMEYSHYDEVPAVMQQKIVATAKAAGHHVAEEPS
- the can gene encoding carbonate dehydratase, coding for MPTTLLAKNRAWAADRVKSDPGFFARLAGQQAPKFLWIGCSDSRVPANEIVGLDPGELFVHRNVANVVVHTDVNCLSVLQYAVDMLKVRHVIVCGHYGCGGVRAALDGTAHGLIDNWLQHVQDVQHAHQAELLGLADVDARINRLAELNVMEQVRNIARTTIVQDAWRRDQPLELHGWIYGLQDGLIHDLGVSLKA
- a CDS encoding class I SAM-dependent methyltransferase; this translates as MTNTAKFNPASLRTEFGDIDIYVFDQLLRGRIAPGMRVFDAGCGGGRNLVYLLRQGFEVFGNDASAEAIAKVRVLASTVASGFNRTDAGADFRHEAIEDTSFEDASADVVIASAVLHFARDDAHFAAMVHALWRVLKPGGLFFARLASTIGVADQVRPLGNNRYRLPDGSNRYLVDADTILDWTARLGGDLLDPIKTTVVHDQRSMTTWVARRR
- a CDS encoding DNA-directed RNA polymerase subunit alpha — encoded protein: MLWKGFQRPKRLEFERETLTDRFGRFYAQPFERGFGTTVGNALRRVLLSSIEGSAITAVQIDGVLHEFSPIKGVVEDATDIILNLKQLPLTCHVDYTKTLTLRKDKPGPVRASDIEADADIEILEPDAVIATIAEGGKLHMQLRVKRGRGYVSADRNFDEDLGIGWIPIDSVHSPVKKVNYLVEGARIGQTTDYDKLTIEVWTNGSVTPRDAVSLSAKLIRDHLNIFVSLDEADDESSEAGAETPRVGVTNEHLDKSVEELELSVRSYNCLKNANIRTIRELVGKTETEMLKTKNFGRKSLNEIKEILTSMGLSLGMKLDSAAAE